The stretch of DNA GTCGCCTTCCATGGCCTGCTGCGCGCCGGCGCCACGGTGACCACCGTGAACTCGCTCTACACGGCGGACGAGATTGCGTTGCAGCTGGACGACGCCGGCGCCGAGTGGCTGTTTACCGTGTCGGCCCTGCTGCCCTGCGCCCGGGAGGCGGCGTTGAGGGCAGGAATCCCGGCCGCACGGCTGGTGGTGCTCGACGGCGCCGAGGGCCACCCCTCGCTGCAGGACCTGCTTGCAGCGGCGGCCCCGGCCCCGGCGATCACTTTTAATCCCGCGGAGCACGTGGCCGTGCTGCCCTATTCCTCCGGCACCACCGGCCGCCCGAAAGGCGTCCGCCTCAGCCACCGGAACCTCGTCGCGAACGTTGAGCAGTCCCGCGGCCTGCTGAACGTGGCCGCGGACGACCGGCTCCTGGCCCTGCTGCCTTTCTTCCACATCTACGGGCTGACGGTGCTGCTCAACCTGGCGCTGCGGCAGCGCGCCCGGCTGGTCACCATGCCCAGGTTCGAGCTGTCGGAGTTCCTCCGGATGATCCAGCAGCACCGGTGCAGCTACCTCTTCATCGCCCCACCCGTCGCCGTCGCGCTGTCAAAGCATCCGCTCGTGGCTGACTACGACCTCAGTTCCGTGCACACCACCCTCTCCGGCGCCGCGCCGCTCGACGGTGAACTCGGTGCCAGCCTCGCCAGGCGCCTCGGCTGCCGGGTGCTGCAGGGTTACGGCATGACGGAGATGAGCCCTGTCTCGCACCTGATCCCGGTGGACGCCACGGACGTTCCGGTCAGCTCGGTGGGCTTCACCGTGCCCAACATGGAGTGCCGGCTCGTGGACCCGGCAACGGGGGAGGAAATCGAGCTTCCCGCCGCGGGCACCAGCGAGCCGGGACACCTGCTCTGCCGCGGGCCGAACGTCATGCTCGGCTACCTGAACCGGCCCGACGAAACGGCGGCCACGCTCGACTCCGACGGCTTCCTGCGGACCGGGGACATCGCGACGGTGCGGGCCGACGGCGTCGTC from Arthrobacter sp. B3I9 encodes:
- a CDS encoding AMP-binding protein, giving the protein MFSSPFPDVDIPNVSIYEYLFGGLQDDDLDRIAVVDGSSGAETTYRALLGQIDALAGGVAAQGLGVGTVAAILCPNIPVFAVAFHGLLRAGATVTTVNSLYTADEIALQLDDAGAEWLFTVSALLPCAREAALRAGIPAARLVVLDGAEGHPSLQDLLAAAAPAPAITFNPAEHVAVLPYSSGTTGRPKGVRLSHRNLVANVEQSRGLLNVAADDRLLALLPFFHIYGLTVLLNLALRQRARLVTMPRFELSEFLRMIQQHRCSYLFIAPPVAVALSKHPLVADYDLSSVHTTLSGAAPLDGELGASLARRLGCRVLQGYGMTEMSPVSHLIPVDATDVPVSSVGFTVPNMECRLVDPATGEEIELPAAGTSEPGHLLCRGPNVMLGYLNRPDETAATLDSDGFLRTGDIATVRADGVVTIVDRLKELIKYKGYQIAPAELEALLLTHPGIADAAVIGTLDADGQEVPMAFVVRQPGEAGEGLDEGAVIDFVAARVAPFKKVRRVEFIAAVPKSSSGKILRRMLKTAEPAGSGKA